The following are encoded in a window of Gramella sp. MT6 genomic DNA:
- a CDS encoding carboxyl transferase domain-containing protein translates to MDINFNKNEDYNKLLVSSMKQKLAKIKLGGGEKRIEKHHAKGKMTARERIDFLLDDKERSIEIGAFAGDGMYEEHGGCPSGGVVVKIGYVSGKQCIVVANDATVKAGAWFPITGKKNLRAQEIAIENRLPIIYLVDSAGVYLPMQDEIFPDKEHFGRIFRNNAVMSSMGITQIAAVMGSCVAGGAYLPIMSDEAIIVEKTGSIFLAGSYLVKAAIGESIDNETLGGATTHSEISGVTDYKAKDDKDALTRIQNIMDKIGDYDKAGFNHSKPAKPKEKPEEIYGILPKKRSDQYDMHEIIYRLVDNSEFEEYKEGYGQTIITGYARIDGWAVGIVANQRKIVRTKKGEMQFGGVIYSDSADKATRFIANCNQKKIPLVFLQDVTGFMVGSKSEHGGIIKDGAKMVNAVSNSVVPKFTIIIGNSYGAGNYAMCGKAYDPRLIAAWPSAELAVMGGTQAAKVLAQIETASMEKKGEKVDEEKEKEVFEKLKAKYDAQTSAYYAAARIWTDAIIDPLDTRKWISMGIEAANHAPIEKDFNMGVIQT, encoded by the coding sequence ATGGATATCAACTTCAACAAGAATGAAGATTATAACAAGCTACTGGTTTCCTCAATGAAGCAAAAGCTTGCCAAAATAAAATTAGGAGGGGGAGAAAAAAGAATAGAGAAGCATCATGCTAAAGGTAAAATGACGGCCAGGGAACGAATAGATTTTCTTTTAGATGACAAGGAACGATCTATCGAAATTGGTGCATTTGCGGGTGACGGAATGTATGAGGAGCACGGTGGTTGCCCAAGTGGTGGCGTAGTAGTTAAAATTGGATATGTTTCAGGAAAACAATGTATCGTTGTTGCAAACGATGCCACGGTAAAAGCTGGGGCCTGGTTTCCTATAACCGGTAAAAAGAACTTAAGAGCGCAGGAGATCGCGATTGAAAACAGACTTCCTATCATCTATCTTGTAGATAGCGCAGGTGTTTATCTGCCTATGCAGGATGAAATCTTCCCGGATAAAGAACATTTTGGAAGGATCTTTAGAAACAATGCTGTAATGAGTAGTATGGGAATTACCCAGATCGCTGCGGTAATGGGAAGTTGCGTTGCCGGTGGTGCGTATTTGCCTATCATGAGTGACGAAGCTATTATTGTTGAAAAGACCGGAAGTATTTTCCTAGCCGGTAGTTACCTCGTAAAAGCTGCCATAGGAGAATCTATAGATAATGAAACACTTGGCGGAGCGACCACCCACAGTGAGATTAGTGGGGTAACCGATTATAAGGCTAAAGATGATAAGGATGCCCTTACCAGGATCCAGAATATCATGGATAAGATCGGGGATTATGATAAGGCCGGTTTTAATCATTCCAAACCTGCGAAACCAAAGGAAAAACCTGAGGAGATCTACGGCATCTTACCTAAAAAGCGAAGTGATCAGTACGACATGCATGAGATCATTTACAGACTGGTAGATAACTCTGAATTCGAAGAATATAAAGAAGGATACGGCCAGACGATCATTACCGGATACGCCAGGATAGATGGCTGGGCGGTTGGTATCGTAGCTAACCAGCGTAAGATCGTAAGAACCAAAAAAGGTGAAATGCAATTTGGCGGGGTGATCTATTCAGATTCTGCAGATAAAGCGACCAGGTTTATTGCAAATTGCAATCAAAAGAAAATTCCATTGGTATTCCTTCAGGATGTAACCGGATTTATGGTGGGTAGCAAAAGCGAACATGGTGGTATCATTAAAGATGGTGCTAAGATGGTGAATGCGGTAAGTAATTCAGTAGTACCAAAATTCACGATCATCATTGGTAATTCCTATGGTGCCGGGAATTACGCGATGTGTGGTAAAGCATACGATCCAAGACTGATCGCTGCCTGGCCAAGTGCCGAGCTAGCAGTAATGGGAGGAACCCAGGCTGCCAAGGTGCTTGCTCAGATAGAAACAGCTTCTATGGAGAAAAAAGGAGAAAAGGTGGATGAAGAAAAGGAGAAAGAAGTTTTCGAAAAGCTGAAAGCTAAATACGATGCTCAAACCTCTGCTTACTACGCTGCCGCACGTATCTGGACAGATGCGATCATAGATCCTCTAGATACCAGGAAATGGATCTCTATGGGAATCGAAGCCGCTAACCACGCTCCTATCGAAAAAGATTTCAACATGGGCGTAATCCAAACCTAA
- a CDS encoding M1 family metallopeptidase, with amino-acid sequence MKKILFSFAVTLLTLAGHAQIVGENHSNYTEADTLRGSLRPERTSFDVQKYHLKLKVEPKEQFISGSNVISFKVKSDMPVMQLDLFKNMQIDSIMHGNEKVDYKRRYNAVFIQFEEALKQGRTDSIEFFYHGNPVVAENAPWDGGFVWTEDEEGNPWVGVAVQGTGASLWYPNKDHQSDEPEEARLDIAVPNGLMNVSNGRLIGEKDLGNGFTEWSWKVVNPINNYNIMINIGNYEHFSDNYKDLSLDYYVLPYNLKKAKEHFTEVKDMMACFYEKMGPYPFEEDGFKLVETPYLGMEHQSAVAYGNKYLKGYLGNDLSGTGIGLKWDFIIIHESGHEWYGNSITAKDIADMWIHEGFTSYTESIYTECQYGKEDALKYIRGIRQNIGNNRKIIGDYGVNAEGSGDMYYKGANLLNMIRSIYDDDELWWNTLRDYTNTFKHQTITTGDTEDFFDKATNVDLKPVFDQYLRHASLPVLQLRQADDQILYRWNADVINFKMPVDVIIDEEEIRLNATSEWQSYETGEELDELKVNDLEFYVETEVIK; translated from the coding sequence ATGAAAAAAATATTATTTTCTTTCGCCGTTACATTGCTGACGCTAGCTGGTCACGCGCAAATAGTAGGAGAAAATCACTCTAATTATACCGAAGCTGATACTTTAAGAGGATCTCTAAGACCAGAGAGAACAAGCTTCGATGTACAGAAGTATCACCTAAAACTAAAAGTTGAACCCAAAGAACAATTTATTTCGGGTTCCAATGTGATCAGTTTTAAAGTAAAAAGTGATATGCCGGTCATGCAACTGGATCTTTTTAAAAATATGCAGATCGATTCTATCATGCATGGAAATGAAAAAGTTGATTATAAGCGTAGGTATAACGCGGTATTTATTCAGTTTGAGGAAGCTTTAAAGCAAGGCCGTACAGATTCTATTGAATTCTTTTATCATGGAAATCCTGTGGTGGCTGAAAATGCACCCTGGGATGGCGGATTTGTATGGACAGAAGATGAAGAAGGGAATCCCTGGGTTGGGGTCGCTGTACAAGGTACGGGTGCAAGTCTTTGGTACCCAAACAAGGATCATCAAAGCGATGAGCCCGAGGAAGCTCGATTAGATATCGCTGTTCCGAACGGATTGATGAATGTTTCCAATGGCCGATTAATAGGAGAAAAGGACCTTGGAAATGGATTTACAGAATGGAGCTGGAAAGTGGTAAACCCGATCAATAATTACAACATTATGATCAATATCGGGAACTATGAACATTTTTCAGACAATTATAAAGATCTGAGCCTGGATTATTATGTACTTCCCTACAACCTCAAAAAAGCAAAAGAACATTTTACCGAAGTAAAGGATATGATGGCTTGTTTTTATGAAAAGATGGGTCCATACCCGTTTGAGGAGGATGGATTTAAACTGGTTGAAACTCCATATTTAGGCATGGAACATCAAAGCGCCGTGGCCTATGGAAACAAATACTTAAAGGGGTATCTTGGTAATGATCTCTCGGGAACCGGGATTGGATTAAAATGGGATTTTATTATTATCCATGAATCTGGTCACGAATGGTATGGGAACAGTATTACCGCCAAAGATATTGCAGATATGTGGATACATGAAGGCTTTACCAGCTACACCGAATCTATTTACACTGAATGCCAGTATGGAAAGGAAGATGCCTTGAAATACATCAGAGGCATTCGTCAGAATATTGGTAATAACCGTAAGATCATTGGAGATTATGGAGTTAATGCTGAAGGATCAGGCGATATGTATTACAAAGGTGCAAATCTTCTGAATATGATAAGAAGTATTTACGATGACGATGAATTATGGTGGAATACATTAAGGGATTACACAAACACCTTCAAACATCAAACGATCACCACCGGGGATACCGAGGATTTTTTTGATAAGGCTACCAATGTTGACCTAAAACCTGTTTTCGATCAATATTTGAGACACGCATCGCTACCTGTACTCCAACTTAGACAGGCAGATGATCAGATCCTTTACCGATGGAATGCCGATGTGATCAATTTTAAGATGCCCGTAGATGTTATTATTGATGAGGAAGAAATAAGATTGAATGCTACTTCTGAATGGCAATCCTATGAAACCGGGGAAGAACTTGATGAGTTGAAAGTGAACGATCTGGAGTTCTATGTCGAAACTGAGGTGATAAAATAA